From the Oryza glaberrima chromosome 5, OglaRS2, whole genome shotgun sequence genome, one window contains:
- the LOC127774608 gene encoding uncharacterized protein LOC127774608, translating to MEDEAGAARKRKRRGEGKPRPKATKGGSKAKPKGKAAAAAAAAAAAEEAAAAVEKVAAEPGVVVEEEEEEDYAEGITEESIAEVMSWLELEIKLASSAAAAGAAATPAPFAPPPPPPPAAGGGGYMPAAKGVNTSNMEGSCGASFSVSASTVMASVDLRAGAPPPPPLPWPLPGHGGGATAAAAEEAVDDDEWVDQLLTDGPAME from the coding sequence ATGGAGGACGaagccggcgcggcgcggaagcggaagcggcgcggcgaggggaagCCGAGGCCGAAGGCGACCAAGGGCGGCAGCAAGGCCAAGCCCAAggggaaggccgccgccgctgctgctgctgctgcggcagccgaggaggcggcggcggcggtggagaaggtggcggcggagcctggggtggtggtggaggaggaggaggaggaggactacGCGGAGGGGATCACGGAGGAGTCCATCGCCGAGGTGATGAGCTGGCTGGAGCTGGAGATCaagctcgcctcctccgccgccgccgccggcgcggccgccacGCCCGCACCGttcgccccgccgcctcctcctcctccggcggcgggcggcggcgggtacatgccggcggcgaagggggtCAACACCAGCAACATGGAGGGCAGCTGCGGCGCGTCGTTCTCGGTGTCGGCGTCGACGGTGATGGCCTCAGTCGACCTccgcgccggcgcgccgccgcctccgccccttCCGTGGCCGCTGCCCGGTCACGGCGGCggggccacggcggcggcggcggaggaggcggtggacgacgacgagtgGGTGGACCAGCTACTGACAGATGGGCCCGCcatggagtag